Proteins encoded within one genomic window of Amorphoplanes friuliensis DSM 7358:
- a CDS encoding dienelactone hydrolase family protein: protein MTDVVLFHHAQGLTAGVHAFADQLRSAGHTVTVPDLYAGVTFDNLDAGVAHAQEIGMDEIVDRGVAAVAGVPDAVVYAGFSLGAMPAQKLAQTRKGALGAIIYHGGVPAEAFGGEWPKEVPLQLHLAEEDEWAEVDVARDLAAASTDGTLFLYPGAAHLTTDSSLGEYQPETTALILGRSLEFLARVS, encoded by the coding sequence ATGACCGACGTCGTTCTCTTCCACCATGCCCAGGGCCTCACCGCCGGTGTTCACGCCTTCGCCGACCAGCTCCGCAGCGCGGGCCACACGGTGACCGTCCCCGACCTCTACGCGGGTGTCACCTTCGACAACCTCGACGCCGGCGTCGCCCACGCCCAGGAGATCGGCATGGACGAGATCGTCGACCGTGGTGTCGCCGCGGTCGCGGGCGTTCCCGACGCCGTGGTCTACGCGGGCTTCTCCCTCGGGGCCATGCCGGCGCAGAAACTTGCACAGACCCGCAAGGGCGCCCTCGGCGCGATCATCTACCACGGCGGTGTCCCGGCCGAGGCGTTCGGCGGCGAGTGGCCCAAGGAGGTCCCGCTGCAGCTCCACCTGGCCGAGGAGGACGAGTGGGCCGAGGTCGACGTCGCCCGCGACCTCGCCGCGGCGTCCACCGACGGCACCCTTTTCCTGTACCCCGGAGCCGCGCACCTGACGACCGACAGCAGCCTGGGCGAGTACCAGCCGGAGACGACGGCGCTGATCCTCGGCCGCAGCCTGGAATTCCTCGCCCGCGTCAGCTGA
- a CDS encoding nuclear transport factor 2 family protein, producing MSEEILAAHRAFQTAELQADTDRLDTLLTDDFRSIGERGYLLDKSAWIGRFTEFGYTDLETGEVDVCLYDRAAILRCVQHSRSVWRGQEMSLTNRVSQVWVGGSGTWQLAGIQFSSHDV from the coding sequence GTGAGCGAAGAGATCCTCGCCGCGCACCGGGCGTTCCAGACGGCCGAGTTGCAGGCGGACACCGACCGGCTCGACACCCTGCTGACCGACGACTTCCGGTCCATCGGCGAGCGCGGTTACCTTCTCGACAAGTCCGCGTGGATAGGCCGGTTCACCGAGTTCGGCTACACCGACCTGGAGACCGGCGAGGTCGACGTCTGCCTCTACGACCGGGCCGCGATCCTGCGCTGCGTCCAGCACAGCCGCTCGGTGTGGCGCGGCCAGGAAATGAGCCTGACCAACCGGGTCAGCCAGGTCTGGGTCGGCGGTTCCGGCACCTGGCAGCTGGCCGGCATCCAGTTCAGCTCCCACGATGTATAG
- the rox gene encoding rifampin monooxygenase, whose protein sequence is MIDVIVAGGGPTGMMLAAELRLHGVGVLILEKDAEPTTVVRALGMHARSIEVLDQRGLLERFLALGKKHPLGGFFAGISKPQPEGLDTAHGYVLAIPQPVTVRLLTEHAEGLGAEIRRGTEVAGLSQDDHGVTVDLTDGTQLRSRYLVGCDGGRSTVRKLAGIGFPGEASTVDTLLGEMELTASMEELTAVMTEVRKTQLRFGAGPLGNGVFRVIVPAAGVADDRTVAPTLEEFREQLRATAGTDFGVHSPRWLSRFGNATRLAERYQSDRVLLAGDSAHVHPPTGGQGLNLGLQDAFNLGWKLAAEVDGWAPAGLLESYGTERRPVAEAVLNNTRAQMELMSLEPGAQAVRRLVAELMDFPEVNRFLIEKIIAIGIRYDLGDGPELVGRRLRDLTLRNGRLYELMHAGRGLLLDRTGRLSVRGWADRVDHVVDGSEELDVPAVLLRPDGHVAWAGDNQQELLERLPRWFGRGVPDEDDPVDAAQVGGIEREVAEPR, encoded by the coding sequence ATGATCGACGTGATCGTGGCCGGTGGTGGGCCGACCGGCATGATGCTCGCCGCTGAGCTTCGGCTGCACGGAGTCGGTGTGCTCATCCTGGAGAAGGACGCCGAGCCGACCACCGTGGTCAGGGCGCTCGGGATGCACGCGCGCAGCATCGAGGTGCTCGACCAGCGTGGCCTGCTCGAGCGGTTCCTGGCGCTGGGCAAGAAGCACCCGCTCGGTGGGTTCTTCGCCGGCATCTCCAAGCCGCAGCCGGAAGGGCTCGACACCGCGCACGGGTACGTCCTGGCCATTCCGCAGCCGGTCACGGTGCGGCTGCTGACCGAGCACGCCGAGGGTCTCGGCGCCGAGATCCGGCGTGGCACCGAGGTGGCCGGCCTGAGTCAGGACGACCACGGGGTCACCGTGGACCTCACGGACGGTACGCAGTTGCGGTCGCGGTACCTCGTCGGCTGCGACGGCGGCCGCAGCACCGTCCGCAAGCTGGCCGGGATCGGTTTTCCCGGTGAGGCCTCCACGGTCGACACGCTGCTCGGTGAGATGGAGCTGACCGCTTCGATGGAGGAGCTGACCGCGGTGATGACCGAGGTCCGCAAGACGCAGCTGCGGTTCGGTGCCGGGCCGCTGGGTAACGGGGTGTTCCGGGTGATCGTGCCCGCTGCCGGGGTGGCCGATGACCGTACGGTCGCACCGACCCTGGAGGAGTTCCGGGAGCAGTTGCGGGCGACCGCCGGGACCGACTTCGGCGTGCACTCCCCGCGCTGGCTGTCCCGGTTCGGCAACGCCACGCGGCTGGCCGAGCGCTACCAGAGCGACCGGGTGCTGCTGGCCGGCGACTCGGCGCACGTTCATCCGCCGACCGGTGGTCAAGGGCTCAACCTCGGGCTTCAGGACGCGTTCAATCTGGGCTGGAAGCTGGCGGCGGAGGTCGACGGCTGGGCGCCGGCCGGGCTGCTGGAGAGTTACGGCACCGAGCGGCGGCCCGTCGCCGAGGCCGTCCTGAACAACACCCGCGCGCAGATGGAACTGATGTCGCTCGAACCCGGCGCGCAGGCCGTGCGGCGTCTGGTGGCGGAGCTGATGGACTTCCCGGAGGTCAACCGGTTCCTGATCGAGAAGATCATCGCGATCGGGATCCGTTACGACCTCGGCGACGGGCCCGAGCTGGTCGGGCGGCGGCTGCGGGACCTCACGCTCAGGAACGGCCGCCTCTACGAGCTCATGCACGCCGGGCGAGGGCTGCTGCTCGACCGGACCGGGCGACTCTCCGTACGCGGCTGGGCCGACCGGGTCGATCACGTGGTCGACGGCAGTGAGGAGCTCGACGTGCCGGCCGTGCTGCTGCGCCCGGACGGACACGTCGCCTGGGCCGGCGACAACCAGCAGGAGCTGCTCGAGCGGCTACCGCGGTGGTTCGGCCGGGGTGTCCCGGACGAAGACGATCCCGTCGACGCCGCTCAGGTGGGCGGGATCGAGCGGGAAGTAGCCGAACCACGGTGA
- a CDS encoding HAD family hydrolase — MYRAVLLDVYSEDARAYKPRPEPFLLALAQLGLTTADVVHVGDSPAADITGASALGIDTAFVRRGSRRLPEGLTATHTIGTLTELLPLLS, encoded by the coding sequence ATGTATAGAGCGGTTCTGCTGGACGTCTACAGTGAGGACGCCCGGGCCTACAAGCCGCGGCCCGAACCGTTCCTGCTGGCGCTGGCGCAGCTCGGCCTGACCACCGCCGACGTCGTCCATGTCGGGGACTCGCCGGCCGCCGACATCACCGGCGCCTCGGCGCTGGGCATCGACACGGCGTTCGTGCGGCGGGGCAGCCGCCGGCTCCCGGAGGGGCTGACGGCCACGCACACCATCGGCACGCTGACCGAGCTGCTGCCGCTGCTCAGCTGA
- a CDS encoding LysR family transcriptional regulator, with protein sequence MLDVRRLRLLCDLSRLGTIAAVAQAHTYTASAVSQQLSALEREAGVALLERTGRRVTLTPAGNVLVEHAVTVLAALERTTAALAAVRSGLSGPLRIGAFPTAVRTLLPEALVELGRHHPGLELMVTELDPVDVPAALRERRLDVGLVHDYDVVPDSPDPALDATPLLDETVFLAVPARSAHTTLDDVRDAAWIVAGPGTLCHTATLRICGAAGFAPRARHQADDFATVLALVAANQGVSVVPALAAAQPPDGVRLIALPTRRRNRIAYRRGAAAHPAIAAFVTAIRARAGVSGLPSAPHTTRIIG encoded by the coding sequence ATGCTCGACGTGCGGCGGCTGCGCCTGCTCTGCGACCTGTCCCGGCTCGGCACGATCGCCGCCGTGGCGCAGGCGCACACGTACACGGCGTCGGCGGTCTCGCAGCAGCTGTCCGCGCTGGAACGCGAGGCGGGTGTGGCGCTGCTGGAACGCACCGGCCGCCGTGTCACCCTCACCCCGGCCGGGAACGTGCTGGTCGAGCACGCGGTGACGGTCCTGGCGGCGCTCGAACGGACCACCGCCGCGCTCGCCGCCGTGCGATCGGGACTGTCCGGGCCGCTGCGTATCGGCGCGTTCCCGACCGCGGTCCGCACCCTGCTGCCGGAGGCCCTGGTCGAGCTGGGCCGGCACCACCCGGGGCTCGAGCTGATGGTGACCGAGCTCGACCCGGTCGACGTGCCCGCCGCGCTGCGCGAGCGCCGCCTCGACGTGGGGCTCGTGCACGACTACGACGTCGTACCGGACTCACCCGACCCGGCGCTGGACGCCACACCCCTGCTCGACGAGACGGTGTTCCTGGCCGTGCCCGCCCGATCCGCGCACACCACACTGGACGACGTGCGGGACGCGGCGTGGATCGTGGCCGGCCCGGGGACGCTGTGCCACACCGCGACACTGCGCATCTGCGGCGCTGCCGGCTTCGCCCCGCGCGCCCGGCATCAGGCCGACGACTTCGCCACGGTGTTGGCCCTGGTCGCCGCCAACCAGGGCGTCTCGGTGGTGCCCGCGCTCGCCGCGGCGCAGCCGCCCGACGGCGTACGCCTGATCGCGCTGCCGACCCGGCGGCGCAACCGGATCGCCTACCGCAGAGGCGCGGCGGCCCACCCGGCGATCGCCGCGTTCGTCACCGCGATCCGCGCCCGGGCCGGCGTGTCCGGTTTGCCGTCCGCACCGCACACCACCAGGATCATCGGATGA
- a CDS encoding TioE family transcriptional regulator gives MDQNLQDGLRPVDLARPHGLSTQAIRNYETAGILPGSERTAHGYRTYTTLHAQALRAFLALLPGHGHTTATAVLQAVNRGATEEALQLIDESHVQLVDDRRTLLAVEDALRDLEPVPPGEGDTFVGPLAHRLGLRPATLRKWERAGVVHPRRDPRTGYRIYSAADVRDALLTHQLRRGGYLLEHIAPVIAQVRSAGGVEPLESMLADWRARLSARSRAMLSGAAALDAYLRHDRMAA, from the coding sequence ATGGACCAGAACCTTCAAGACGGCCTCCGACCGGTCGATCTGGCGCGCCCCCACGGGTTGTCGACGCAGGCGATCCGCAACTACGAGACGGCGGGCATCCTCCCGGGCAGCGAGCGCACTGCCCACGGCTATCGCACCTACACGACGCTGCACGCGCAAGCCCTCCGGGCATTCCTGGCCCTGCTGCCCGGGCACGGGCACACGACAGCCACCGCGGTCCTGCAGGCGGTCAACCGCGGCGCGACCGAGGAAGCTCTGCAGCTCATCGACGAGAGTCACGTCCAGCTGGTCGACGACCGCCGCACCCTGCTGGCCGTCGAGGACGCGCTGCGCGACCTGGAACCCGTCCCGCCCGGAGAAGGCGACACGTTTGTCGGGCCCCTCGCGCACCGGCTCGGTCTGCGCCCGGCCACGCTGCGCAAGTGGGAACGCGCCGGTGTTGTCCATCCGCGCCGTGACCCGCGGACCGGTTACCGCATCTACAGTGCCGCCGACGTCCGCGACGCCCTGCTCACCCACCAGCTGCGGCGGGGCGGCTACCTGCTGGAACACATCGCCCCGGTGATCGCCCAGGTGCGTTCCGCCGGTGGTGTCGAACCGCTGGAGTCGATGCTGGCGGACTGGCGGGCCCGGCTGTCCGCGCGCAGCCGCGCGATGCTCAGCGGCGCCGCCGCACTGGACGCGTACCTGCGGCACGACAGAATGGCCGCGTGA
- a CDS encoding erythromycin esterase family protein — protein MLRTVTSVLDLLPSRPRILALGEPTHGEDLLLEVRNDLFRHLVDHEGYRTIAIESDCLMGLVVDDYVTTGEGTLDDVMARGFSHTFGESAANRDLVRWMRAYNQDRPAADHVRFAGADAPTEIAAPSSPRQAVISLHAYLSSWVDPDLLPCTAEQLEHLLGTDERWTEPATMLDPTRSVGRTPDADRLRLLADDLAALLDAQTPHLLAVSSRDDWDRARLYARTATGLLLYHFWMADSSPARLPRLTGVRDSIFAGNLLAAAHRRPLLVHAHNLHLQREKSRMQMGGLPLEWWGAGSIVSAHLGPDYAFLAGALGTIRHQGVGTPPPDTLEGMLYALPEDHFLIGASFLDDVKPVPRVSPWFGYFPLDPAHLSGVDGIVFVRDTPAEPPR, from the coding sequence ATGCTGCGTACTGTCACCTCGGTCCTGGACCTGCTCCCGTCCCGTCCCCGCATCCTGGCTCTGGGTGAGCCCACCCACGGCGAGGACCTGCTGCTGGAGGTGCGGAACGACCTCTTCCGGCACCTCGTCGACCACGAGGGTTACCGCACGATCGCCATCGAGAGCGACTGCCTCATGGGCCTGGTCGTCGACGACTACGTCACCACCGGCGAAGGCACCCTCGACGACGTCATGGCGCGAGGATTCAGCCACACCTTCGGCGAATCCGCCGCCAACCGCGACCTGGTGCGCTGGATGCGCGCGTACAACCAGGACCGGCCCGCCGCCGACCACGTGCGTTTCGCCGGGGCCGACGCCCCGACCGAGATCGCCGCACCCTCCTCCCCGCGCCAGGCCGTCATCTCACTCCACGCCTACCTGTCCTCCTGGGTGGACCCCGACCTCCTTCCCTGTACGGCGGAGCAGCTCGAGCACCTCCTCGGCACCGACGAGCGCTGGACCGAACCCGCCACGATGCTCGACCCCACCCGTTCCGTGGGGCGCACACCCGACGCCGACCGGCTGCGACTGCTCGCCGACGACCTGGCCGCCCTGCTCGACGCCCAGACCCCGCACCTGCTGGCGGTGTCCTCCCGCGACGACTGGGACCGCGCCCGCCTGTACGCGCGTACGGCCACCGGCCTGCTGCTCTACCACTTCTGGATGGCGGACTCGTCGCCGGCGCGGTTGCCCCGGCTGACCGGTGTCCGCGACTCGATCTTCGCCGGGAACCTCCTCGCGGCCGCCCACCGGCGGCCGCTGCTGGTCCACGCCCACAACCTGCACCTGCAGCGGGAGAAGAGCCGGATGCAGATGGGTGGCCTGCCCCTGGAGTGGTGGGGTGCCGGCTCGATCGTGAGCGCCCACCTCGGTCCGGACTACGCCTTCCTGGCCGGCGCGCTCGGCACGATCCGGCACCAGGGAGTCGGCACCCCACCCCCGGACACCCTCGAAGGGATGCTCTACGCCCTGCCGGAGGACCACTTCCTCATCGGCGCGTCCTTTCTTGACGACGTCAAGCCGGTGCCGCGGGTGTCACCGTGGTTCGGCTACTTCCCGCTCGATCCCGCCCACCTGAGCGGCGTCGACGGGATCGTCTTCGTCCGGGACACCCCGGCCGAACCACCGCGGTAG